TGCCCGCACCCTCCGCCACCGCCTCCGCCCTGCTCGCCATCGCGATGATCGGCGTGTTCGCGCTGTTCATCGGCGCCGTCCTGCTCTGGCGCCGCGGCGAGCGGCAGAAGCCGGTGCTGATGGCGCTGGCGGCGCTCGTCACGCTGGCGAACGTGCTGATCTGGACGGTCTAGGCGCCGTCCGTGCTCCCGCCTTCGCGGGAGCACATCAACCCACCCGCAACCGGCTGTTACGGCGGCCATATGCCAGATAGATCGCCAGCCCGATCACCGTCGCGATCGCGAACCGGCCCTGCGTCGTCGCGGGCAGGCTGGCGAACAGATAGAGGCAGCCGGCGATCGCCAGCGTCCCAACCAGCATCGGGGCGGGGCAGCGGAACAGGCGCGGCATGTCGGGCGCGGTGCGGCGCAGGATCATCATGCACGCCGCCACCGCGATGAACGCGACCAGCGTGCCGGCATTGGCGAGCTCCGCCAACTCCGCGATCGGAAAGAACCCCGCAATCGACGCGCTGACGAGGCCCGATAGCAGCGTGATGCGGATCGGTGCGCCCTTGGCGCTGAGCTTGGCCAGCCATTGCGGCAGCAGCCCGTCGCGCGCCATCGCCAGGAACACACGGCTCTGCCCGTACATGAAGACGAGAATGACCGACGGGAGCGCGACGACCGCGGCGAGCGCGATACCCTGCGCCGCGGTCACCTGACCCACCGACCGCAGCACCAGCGCCAGCGGCTCGGGCGAGTCGGCGAGCTGGCGGAACGGCATCGCCCCCACCGCGGCCAACGCGATGATCATGTAGATGCTCGTGCAGGCGATCATCGACCCGACGATGCCGATCTTGAGATCGCGCGTCGGGTTCTTCGCTTCCTCGGCCGAGGTGGCGACAGTGTCGAAGCCGTAAAAGGCGAAGAACACGATCGCCGCCGCCGCCATCACCCCGCGCTGCGTCCCGTCGATCTCGCTCGACCCGAAGCCATAGGGCATGAAGGGGCTGAGATTGTCCGCATCGAAGGCGGGCGCGGCGAAGACGACGAAGACGGTCAGCGCGACCAGCTTGATCGCGACGAGGATGATGTTGAGCGTCGCGCTCTCGCGCGTGCCGGCGATCAGCATCCCCATCACCGCCAGCGCGACCAGCACCGCCGGCAGGTTGAGGAGCCCGCCGGCATGCGGCCCGGCCAGCAGCGCGGGGGGCAGCGACACGCCCGCCGATTGCAGCCATCCGACCAGATAGCCGGACCAGCCGACCGCGACGGTCGAACAGACCAGCGAATATTCGATGATGAGCGCCCAGCCGACGATCCAGGCGACCGTCTCACCGATCGCGGCATAGCTGAAGGTATAGGCGCTGCCCGCCGCGGGGATCATGGTCGCGAGCTCGGCATAGGCGAGCGCGGCGCATGCACAGACCGCACCGGCGATCGCGAAGGCCAGGATCACCGCCGGTCCCGCACGCTCCGCGCCGACGCCGGTCAGCGTATAGATGCCGGTGCCGACGATCGCGCCGACGCCCAGCGCGATCAGGTGCGGCCAGCCCAACGTCTTGCGCAGGCCGCCACCCGGATGCGCGGCTGCCTCCAGCCCCTTTCGCGGACCCCAGATCGACATCGCCTTCACTCCCCGCTTTCGTATCGTTGGCAACCTCCTTCCACGCCCCGCGCGCCGGATCAATCGCCACGCGCGACAAAGCGCCGCGGTACGGTTGCGAAACGATGGCGGCGGACCCATTGAGGGTCGACGGCGTTCCTTCGCCGAACCCGATCGCCTTATCCCAGGAGGAAGCTTCCATGGCCTTCGAACTGCCGCCGCTGCCCTATGCCTATGACGCGCTGGAACCGACCATCGACAAGGAAACGATGACGTTCCACCACGACAAGCATCACGCCGCCTATACCGCCAAGCTGAACGAGGGCGTCGAGAAGGACGGGCTCGAGGGCAAGTCGATCGAGGAGATCCTGGCCAGCATCTCGTCGGCGTCGACGCTGGTGCGCAACAATGGCGGCGGTTACTGGAACCACGACTTCTTCTGGAAGACGATGGGCGCGGCGGACGAGCGCGGCCAGCCCTCGGCCGAGCTTCAGGCGGCGATCGACCGCGACTTCGGCGGGCTCGATAAGCTCAAGGAAGAGTTCAACACCAAGGGCGCGGGCCAGTTCGGCTCGGGCTGGGCCTGGCTGATCGTCGACGCGAGCGGCACGCTCAAGGTCACCTCGACGCCCAATCAGGACAACCCGCTGATGGACGTGGTCGATACCAAGGGCACGCCGCTGCTCGGCAACGACGTGTGGGAGCACGCCTATTACCTCACCTACAAGAACGACCGCCCCGGCTATCTGAAGGCGTGGTGGGACGTGGTGAACTGGAACACGGTGTCGCAGCGCTTCGCGGACGCGACCGCCTGACGACCATGGGGGCGGGGCCTGATCGGCTCCGCCCTTATTTCGGCTTCGGCCAGGCGAGCCGCTGGTAGTTTTTCAGCGCCAGCCGCGCCGGCACGAGATAGATGGCGTGCCACCCGGTCGCTCGCGCCATCCAGGCCAGCCGATGGCTCGCCCGCGCGATCCAGCGACGCACCCGATAGACCCATTTGCGGCGGAGCGGCAGATCGCCACCGCCCGGCGCCACCCGCTTTCGCAGCGGCAGCCGCGGCGGATAGTGCCGCAGGCGCCAGCTCAGCCCCTCGCGCCGGTGCCTCAGCCCCGCCGCCTGCGTATTGGCGATGAAGTCGGCGTCGACCGGTTCCAGCGTCAGCCGCTCGCCCTCGATCGCCTCGCGCACGATCGCTGCCAGCGCGGGATCGCGGACGATGACGACGTTGGTACCGCGGCCGTCGGACGAATAGGGCTCGACCCAGGCATCCCCGAACGCGATGTCCGCCGTCTCCGCCACGACATCGTCGCAATAGTCGCATGCCGGGTTCTGGAAATAGCCCGCGCCCCAGTCGCCATCGGCCAGGTGCCACCAGTCCTGCCACCGCGCGCTGCCGTCGCGCAGCGTCAGATGCGCGGTGTACCAGTTGGCGGGGCGATCGGCGTTCTTCTGCCGGTACTCGACTGCGGCGACGTCTTCGATCGGGACCTCGAGCTGCCAGGCAAAGCTGTCGACCAGCCGCGCGCTCTTCATGTGTCCGCAGAACAGGCCGAGCGTGTGGGTGATGCGCTCGGCCAGCACCGGTTCCGCCGCGCGGGCGAGGTGCACCGCCTTGATGAAGCAGGGCACGCCGACGATCGCATAGCGGCCGGGCACCGCGCGGATCTCGGCGAGCACGGACGACAGTTCGACAGGATAGTAGCGGGAGCGGGCGCCCGCCTGCACTTCGGCGACACTGCGCGACAGGCGATAGCCGAAGAAGCGGCCGTCGGCGTCGGGATCGGCGGGGGCGACATGCGCGACACCTTCGACCAGGCCACGGCGCAGCAACTCGGCCGCGACCCAGCTCACCATCCCGCCGGAGCTGCCGCCGGCCCGAAACTCACCCTCGGCGACGTGGCCGACATAGGCCGCCTCGAACCGGCCGATCCTCGTGTCTGCGACCGGCGCGGCGGGAAAGCGGGCGTCGGCGATCGCGTTCTCGTCCACGGCGTCCGGCGAAAAGGGACAGGTGCGGGCGAACGCTTCGCCCTGGATCGCGTCCGGCCGCTCGGGCTTGAGCTGGCCAACCCGGTCCCATCCCATCGCACCCGCCCCCGCGCAGCCGCCACAGCCGATGCAGAGGTCGGCGGCAACGACATCGGCGGGGCGAAGCTCAGCCAAGCGCCGCCTCCAGCCAGGCGACCGACCTGTCGCGCAGCGCGGCGATGCGCTCGCCTGCGCCCGGCGGCTCCGACAGCAGCGTGTCGAGCGTCGCGGGCTCCGTCGCCTCGGTGACGATCTGCCGCTCGACTGACAGCTTGGCGGCGAGGTCGCGCACCTTGTTGAAGCGATAGGGCGAGGGCGCGGTGACGAACGGCCGGTCGTAGCGAAGCGCGAACACGCAGCCGTGGAAGAAATTGGTCGCGACCGCACTCGCTCCCGCCATCGCCGCGGGGAAGTCGAGCGGCCCCACATCGATGCGCTGCTCGTCCGCCCAGTCGTTGCGATAGCCGAGGCTGACGATGCGCAGGCCGCGGCGACGAGCGCCCGCCCGGATTGCCTCGACGAACCAGCCGGGAAAGCCGTGGCCATAGACGATCAGGTCGCCGCCGCACTCTGCCTGATCGGCGGGTGGGAAGGCGAGGCAGGGGTCGAGCACCAGCGCCGGCTCGCGCCCCGTCCCCGCGCGGACGATCGCCGCGCCATTGTCGTCGCGAACCGACAGATGGTCGAACCGCGCGAGCTTCGCCGCCCAGGCCTGCTCGATCCCCTGCGCCGCGTCGTGATTGCCGAAGCTTGCGGCATAGGCGATCCGGCGGTGGGTGTTCAGCCCCTCGCCGAAGAAGATCGGTTTGTAGCCGTACCAGGGGTGGCGGAAGTTCCAGACCTCGTCGCTGCCGATGACGACCGCGTCCCACTCGCCCGCGCTTTCCGGCCGATCGAGGTCGAAGCGCGGCGATTGCGGCAGCGCCTCGAACGCGTCGAGGAAGGCGCGCGTCTTGGCCGCGAACGCCTTGCGGTCGCCGGGCAGGCCATCGGGCAGCTGCGGATCGAGCGCGTTGCGCCACTCCCGCCGCCGCACGACATGCGAGTCATGGTCGAGCAGCACCGCATCATGGCCTAGGCCGCGCAGCCCCTCGACCAGGCAGCGCGCCTGCCAATAGGAGCCGTAGTTGATGCAGCGATGAAAGGTGAGGACGCCGACGCGCATCAACGGCCATAGATGCGGTCGAGCACCTCGGCAGAGGCGACGA
This is a stretch of genomic DNA from Sphingomonas sp. Y38-1Y. It encodes these proteins:
- a CDS encoding APC family permease — encoded protein: MSIWGPRKGLEAAAHPGGGLRKTLGWPHLIALGVGAIVGTGIYTLTGVGAERAGPAVILAFAIAGAVCACAALAYAELATMIPAAGSAYTFSYAAIGETVAWIVGWALIIEYSLVCSTVAVGWSGYLVGWLQSAGVSLPPALLAGPHAGGLLNLPAVLVALAVMGMLIAGTRESATLNIILVAIKLVALTVFVVFAAPAFDADNLSPFMPYGFGSSEIDGTQRGVMAAAAIVFFAFYGFDTVATSAEEAKNPTRDLKIGIVGSMIACTSIYMIIALAAVGAMPFRQLADSPEPLALVLRSVGQVTAAQGIALAAVVALPSVILVFMYGQSRVFLAMARDGLLPQWLAKLSAKGAPIRITLLSGLVSASIAGFFPIAELAELANAGTLVAFIAVAACMMILRRTAPDMPRLFRCPAPMLVGTLAIAGCLYLFASLPATTQGRFAIATVIGLAIYLAYGRRNSRLRVG
- a CDS encoding superoxide dismutase, producing the protein MAFELPPLPYAYDALEPTIDKETMTFHHDKHHAAYTAKLNEGVEKDGLEGKSIEEILASISSASTLVRNNGGGYWNHDFFWKTMGAADERGQPSAELQAAIDRDFGGLDKLKEEFNTKGAGQFGSGWAWLIVDASGTLKVTSTPNQDNPLMDVVDTKGTPLLGNDVWEHAYYLTYKNDRPGYLKAWWDVVNWNTVSQRFADATA
- a CDS encoding Coenzyme F420 hydrogenase/dehydrogenase, beta subunit C-terminal domain, giving the protein MAELRPADVVAADLCIGCGGCAGAGAMGWDRVGQLKPERPDAIQGEAFARTCPFSPDAVDENAIADARFPAAPVADTRIGRFEAAYVGHVAEGEFRAGGSSGGMVSWVAAELLRRGLVEGVAHVAPADPDADGRFFGYRLSRSVAEVQAGARSRYYPVELSSVLAEIRAVPGRYAIVGVPCFIKAVHLARAAEPVLAERITHTLGLFCGHMKSARLVDSFAWQLEVPIEDVAAVEYRQKNADRPANWYTAHLTLRDGSARWQDWWHLADGDWGAGYFQNPACDYCDDVVAETADIAFGDAWVEPYSSDGRGTNVVIVRDPALAAIVREAIEGERLTLEPVDADFIANTQAAGLRHRREGLSWRLRHYPPRLPLRKRVAPGGGDLPLRRKWVYRVRRWIARASHRLAWMARATGWHAIYLVPARLALKNYQRLAWPKPK
- a CDS encoding polysaccharide pyruvyl transferase family protein, which translates into the protein MRVGVLTFHRCINYGSYWQARCLVEGLRGLGHDAVLLDHDSHVVRRREWRNALDPQLPDGLPGDRKAFAAKTRAFLDAFEALPQSPRFDLDRPESAGEWDAVVIGSDEVWNFRHPWYGYKPIFFGEGLNTHRRIAYAASFGNHDAAQGIEQAWAAKLARFDHLSVRDDNGAAIVRAGTGREPALVLDPCLAFPPADQAECGGDLIVYGHGFPGWFVEAIRAGARRRGLRIVSLGYRNDWADEQRIDVGPLDFPAAMAGASAVATNFFHGCVFALRYDRPFVTAPSPYRFNKVRDLAAKLSVERQIVTEATEPATLDTLLSEPPGAGERIAALRDRSVAWLEAALG